The genomic segment GACCACGATCGCCGTGGAGACGGACGGATCGGCCGCCAGCGCACCGTCGAGGAGCGCCTCAGCCTGCGGCCCAGAAAGCCCGGTGCTCCCGAGGCCCGCGGCCGTCTCCGCCGCCGCCCTGTCGATTGCCGTCAGGTTTCCGGTGACCGCCCCCTGCATCCCGCCGAGGAGGGAGAGCATCTCCAGGCGGGCGGCGTCGTCAGAGGCGCCGCTCTCCGCCGGGGCCGTGCAGCCGGCACAGAGAAGGGAGGCCGCCGCCAGGACGAGAGCGATCGCCCATGCATGAGATTCCATGGATCCCCTATCGACAGAGGAGGACAAGAAATCGACGCCTCATCACGCCCGGAGAAATGATATATGGGGAAAAAAGGCAGGAAAGCGTCTCCGATCCGGTCCGAGACGATCCGGAGGGGCGGACGCCACAATACCGATTCTTTTATTTCCTCTATCCCCACTTCTCCGTATGAAATGTACGGGAATCTTTCCGGTCCTGCTGGTCCTTCTTGCATGTGCACCTGTCTCGGCGTGCACCATCTTCGCGGTCACGCCGGGCGCCTCCGGGGACGGCACCATGTATGTCGGCCACACCAACGACGGTGTCGGTCCTGACTGGAGAAATATCGACGACATCACCCTGACCTATGTCCCGGCGGCCGACCATGCGCCGGGAGAGACGAGGCCCGTCTACTTCGACCCGAACAGCGGTTCCGACGCCGCCGGCAAGAAGGCGGGGAACACGTCGCGCCTGGTCCTCGACTCCATCGAGCAGGTGCCGCACACCTACGCGTATTACACCGCCTCCTACGCCATGATGAACGAGCACCAGCTCCTCAGCGCCGAGTGCACCGAATATGCGAAGGTCGAACTCAACGCCGAGGAGGGGAAGAGGATCTTCTACTCGTCCGAACTCTCGAACGTGGCGCTTGAACGCTGCACGACCGCACGGGACGCGGTCGAACTCGTCGGCAGCCTCATCGACGCCTACGGCTATTACGGGACAGGCGAGACCCTCATCTTCGCCGACCCGACGGAGGCGTGGGTCATCGAGATGTGCTCCAGTCCGGCAGGCACAGGCGGCCTCTGGGTCGCGGAGAAGATACCGGACGGCGAGGTCTTCGTGGCCGGGAACGAGTTCAGGGTCAGGAATGTCACGGCGGGCGACCCGGACATGCTGTACACCCCCGACCTCTTCTCGGTCGCCGAGAAGTACGGCCTCCGATCTCCCTCTGAGGGCGCCTTCGACTGGCTGGAGGCGACGAGTTACGGCGAATACTCCCACCCCTACTACTCCCTGATGAGGGTCTGGAGCATCCAGAACAGGCTTGCGCCCTCGCTGAAGCTGAGCCCCTATGTCGAGGACTCGTACACGACGGCCCTGCCCTTCACGGTCGTGCCCGACACGCCCGTCAACCACACGACCGCCCTCTCCCTCTTCCGCGACCACTATGAGGGCACGGACTTCGACCTGACCGCCGGCGTCGCCGCCGGGCCCTTCGGGAACCCGTACAGGTACCTCGGCCCCGCGGACGCCCACACCAATTTCCAGAACGACACCTCCATCGAGGTGCGGCCGGGCGCGAACCCGCGGCCTGTCTCGGCGGTCTTCTGCAGTTACAGTTATGTCGCGGAGGCGCGGTCCGGCCTCCCCGACCCTGTCGGCGGCGTCCTCTGGTTCGGCCCTGCCGTGGCCTACGAGACGGTGTACGCCCCGATCTACGCCGGTTCCGAGGACGTCTCGACGTCCTACACGACCGGGACGCGGACGGAGTACGACCCCGACGCCGCCTACTGGACATTCGATTTCGTGACCAACTGGGCGATGCTCCGCTATGACGCGATGATCGAGGACATCCGGGCAGAACAGGCCAGACTCGAAGCCGGGTCGATGAGGCTCGTCGGGGAGACCGACGCAGAGGCGGCAGGGATGATCGCCGCGGGCGACGAGGCCGGCGCCCGCCTCCTCCTCACCAATGTCACCGTGCAGAGGGGCGACGAGATCATCGACGAGTGGCAGGACCTCTCGGCGATGCTCGTCGTGAAGTACTCGAACGGCCTCATCACCGACCCGGCGACGGAGGACGTCGACGAACCCGGATATCCGGCCTGGTGGTACGAGGAGGCAGGATACCAGTACGGCCCGAGGGTCTACGACCTCGAGCGCCTCCGCGCCGCGCCCGGCCTGAACTACACCGGCGAGAGTGTGTGGTTCCCCAAAAACGTCTCTATCGACCAGGTCCTGGAGAGGATCTGACCCTTTTTTTCTCTGCGAGGTTTCTGTTCAGGAGTGTCGAGGGAGGAGACGCGGGTTCCGGCCGGGAGTGCGGCGTACGTTCTGGGTGAGAACCAACTGAGCGTCTTCCCACCACTCGCGCCCTTCATTCTCTCTGGTCGAAGGGCTATGCACTCGATATCGTCGACGAGTTCAGGGAGAACGGGATGACCAACCGGACTCTCGGCATGAGATTCAGGGACGAGGTCCTGTCGAGGGGCACTATGGGGGACGGTATGATGCTCCTGGAGAATTTCCTGGGGAGAGAACCGGGGCCCGAGGCGCTGTACCGGCACCTCGGGATAAATAAACCAAGGGCGTAAAAATTCATGAAATACCAAAATCATTCACAATTATGGATTACATGATACCCTTTTTCACACCGTGAAAAAGAAAGGTTTCTAGAACCAGACCCGCCACAAAACCAAAAATATTATATGGGGTTGCCCCCATATTGAAAATCAGTCAATAGCATCGATGGATGTTATGCGTGGAGCATTTGTTCCATAGTATCCTGGATGGTGATCCCATCGAAAGATACACCGCAAACGGTGATGTTTGCCGATCCATTTTGTTATTGGCTCTAAGCACGATTGGAGTCAATAAAATGAGCAATCAACAAGACGTTAATTTCAAGGTCGGTATTGTTGGCCTTGGAGCAGTTGGTTCTGCTGTTAAACACGCACTACGTTTCTACTACCCTCGCACCACCGGTTATGACATAAAAGACATAAAAGGTAGCGGTTCATGGAGTGACATTCTGGAAACAGAGGTGGCTATTATCACCGTTTCGACGCCAGAAGGCATTGATAGTCGCCTTGACTGTTCAGCAGTTGATAATGTTTTGTCCAGGCTCAATGAAAGTAGGTATTCCGGCATTTGCGTGATAAAAAGCACTGTTGGCGTTGGATATACAGATTCAGCGGTGAGACGTTTCCCACGTCTGCGAATCGTTTATATGCCGGAATTTTTACGCGAAAAAAGCAACTTCACCTGGTTTGTCAACCCCGACAGAATCGTTGTAAGCGGAGACGATCAGGATATCGATACTGTGCTGGAGTTATTCACCTGGGTAGACGGACTCAATGATACTGTGCCTGTTTTACGGATGTCTCATATCGAAGCAGAAATTGGAAAACTTGCTCATAATGCAAGAATTGCCCTCCTCGTTAGCTTCACAAATGAAATTGAACAGATTTCTCAGGACCACGGAGCCGATCCAAACCGGGTAATGAGTGTAATCCATGCCGACAGACGCGTACAGTCTCAGGAACATTTGCGACCTGGCCTGGGTCCATATGGAGGGAAGTGCGTCCCGAAAGACACCCGGGAACTGATCAATGCCTCACACAATACGGTCCTCCTCAGAGCAGCAGAGACTGTAAATAACACTCTCCTGAACAAGGGGTTTTGCCTCGATGTGAAAACTGCCGTCTCACAATCGACTGAGAAGCGGATCTGCTAAGGGGGCAAGAGAAAATTATGACGCAACTTGCTGTACTTATTGCCACAAAAAACCGCCCGAACTCCCTGAAAAATGCGCTTCATTCGATTATCTGTCAGACAACTCAGCCGGATACGATTTTTGTTGTCAGTGATTGTGATTCCGAACACGAGAAAGCAACAGATCGAATCATTCATGAGATTGCCCTGATATTTCCACAAATACGGTTGATAAAAAATCAGAGGACAAAAAATCTCTCAGGGGCAATAAACACAGGACTTCAAACTCTTATTGAAGATAATTACATCCCTGAATCTACATACTGCGCCATTCTTGACGACGACGATGAGTGGGAACCGGAGTATCTCTCCCTCTGCCTCGAAAAAGCCGAATCAGAAAACCTGGACGTTGTTATATCGGGCCTTATCCGTCATGAAAAGCAGGATGATGAAGGGATGCGATTGTCTGTCCCAGATTCTCTTAGTGTCAGTGATTTTTTTGTTGGAAATCCCCATGTTCAGGGTTCAAATCTTTTTGTCAGGTTCTCGACACTTCTTGAGGCAGGGGGTTTTGACGAAAATCTGGAAAGTACGACAGACAGAGATGTATGTATTCGAATACTCGATCTGAGTTCGTGCAAGGTTGGGTATATTCAAAAACATCTGGTACATCACTGGGCTCTTCCCAATACAAACCGGCTTTCTGAACCACATTCCCCCCGTAAAATTCAGGGTTTAACAGAATTCTACAACAAATATGCTCCGCGCATGAACTCTCGGGAACGGGATGCATTCAGGCATCGTGCCCTGAAGTTGTTTGGATGTGAGATTCATTCCGTTGGAATACCTGATGGAGCCAAATCGATACATCAAGACAAACCACGTTGTTATCAAACAGAATCAGCAGTTCCTTTGGTCGTTGGTTTCATTGCAACACGGATGACATCCGCTGAAAGTCTCCTTGACGATCTTCATGCTTTTTTTGGGGATTCTCCGGCTATTCGAAAGGTTGTAATCTGTGACAACACACCATCAACCGAAGTTCTTAAACAGTTGGTTGGTCGCGAACAGTATCAATCGCTGAACTGCACGCTGATCAGCAGAAAAACCATCGATGAAGAATGTGATGCAGGCGTATTCGGATCATATCTGCAGGATAAAGAACAACGGAAGGGCATTTCTTCAGGAAGGACTGTCCTTCATCACCATCTTTACAAAGAGGCGAAAAAAATACCTGGTTCTGTTGTCTGGGTGTTGGACGATGACATAAGGCTTGAATATCTCACGAATGAGCACAATATTGTCAAATTATCCTATTCCGAAGTTCAGGACACAATAGTGGAACTGAAAAGGCAGGGCATTAGCATCGCCGTCGGAAAAATAACCGGCGACGCACCGCTACCAGTGCATAGTACTCTTCGAGTTCAACTTCTCGATATTCTATCAGAATTGAAACGCAGGGAACAGGTAATAGTCTCTGAATATTCAGGGCAAAAAAATACTCAAATCGAGCCGATTCACCAGACTGATAAATTATCTGAGAAATTTCCGGATTATTACTATGACTATTCGGGTGAACACACCGCACACCTTGAATTGCCTTTTCGAGAATCACTGATGGAAATACCGACAATTGATGATCTTATCCAGAAGATCCCTGAAATCGGTTTTGGAAAAAATATCTCCCGTCCGGTTATAACTCACCATCATTCTACCTGTAGCAAATTGCCTGTACCATCCCCGTCCATTATCCCTCGGGGAGGGAATACCATTGTTTTCAATCTGGAGTGTCTTCGTGAATTTCCCAACCTTTCCCCCCGGATTGGACAACTGAATGCCCGCCGCGGGGACACGTTCTGGTGTATCCTCAATAATCGCATCAAGGCAGCCAGAGTAGGTTTATTCCCTCTTGCCGTCCGGCAGGAAAGAACATCTGAAACAACACGGGTACACGATTTTGGCACACTTCTTGCAGATTTTTACGGCAGTGCCTTCATCCGTGCGATGGATCAGTACTATGAGAGAAAAATTCGGGAAACTGGTTCCGTTCCCCGCCGGATCAGACTCTCAATAGATGATAACGGCATGGAAATGATCTCATCACTGTTCCGGTATCATCTGAATAGGAGACTTTCCCAGTTTGTAATGAATGCCTCCCGCATTCGAGGTTTAATCGTTTCAATTGAGAATATGTTGGAGTCAGAAGTCTTTTGTGACATTCAGGGAATTGATGAGTTGCATTCATTCCTGAAATCACTGAAACAACTCTACTCTCCTGAAAATATCTGGAAGACATATCATGAGGGGACGTCATGGAACCGTACTGATCTGAATCTGTTTCTGAGCCATTTCAAAGAACATGTGAAAACCTATCGCCACAACCTTTCTCAGGAAATTTATCCGGAACATATCAGATATGCAAAACAGGTCAC from the Methanofollis sp. genome contains:
- a CDS encoding C69 family dipeptidase — encoded protein: MKCTGIFPVLLVLLACAPVSACTIFAVTPGASGDGTMYVGHTNDGVGPDWRNIDDITLTYVPAADHAPGETRPVYFDPNSGSDAAGKKAGNTSRLVLDSIEQVPHTYAYYTASYAMMNEHQLLSAECTEYAKVELNAEEGKRIFYSSELSNVALERCTTARDAVELVGSLIDAYGYYGTGETLIFADPTEAWVIEMCSSPAGTGGLWVAEKIPDGEVFVAGNEFRVRNVTAGDPDMLYTPDLFSVAEKYGLRSPSEGAFDWLEATSYGEYSHPYYSLMRVWSIQNRLAPSLKLSPYVEDSYTTALPFTVVPDTPVNHTTALSLFRDHYEGTDFDLTAGVAAGPFGNPYRYLGPADAHTNFQNDTSIEVRPGANPRPVSAVFCSYSYVAEARSGLPDPVGGVLWFGPAVAYETVYAPIYAGSEDVSTSYTTGTRTEYDPDAAYWTFDFVTNWAMLRYDAMIEDIRAEQARLEAGSMRLVGETDAEAAGMIAAGDEAGARLLLTNVTVQRGDEIIDEWQDLSAMLVVKYSNGLITDPATEDVDEPGYPAWWYEEAGYQYGPRVYDLERLRAAPGLNYTGESVWFPKNVSIDQVLERI